The following DNA comes from Blattabacterium cuenoti.
ATTAGAATATGCCCAAAAAAAAATGATAAAATTCCGTAATAGCGCATTAAAAATTTTAGAAGTTTATCCAGAAGGATCTATTAAAAAAGCATTGAAAATAATGGTAAATTTTATTGTAGAAAGAAATCAATAAAAAATAAATATGAAAGAAAATTTAGTAATCGTTGAATCTCCTATAAAAGCTTACACTATACAAATGTTTCTTGGGAAAAATTATCATGTAGTATCTAGTTACGGACATCTTATAGATCTTCCTAAAAAAGAAATAGGAATTGATATTAAAAAAAATTTTAAACCTAATTACGTAATTCTATCTAAAAAAAAAAAATAGTTCAAAATCTAAAATCACTTATAAAAAACTATAAAATCATTTGGATTGCTTCTGATGAAGACCGTGAAGGAGAAGCTATTGCTTATCAAATTTGCAAAATATTTAATATACCCAATGAAAAATATAGAAGAATAGTTTTTCGTGAGATTACAAAAAAAGCAATTTATTATGCTATAAATAATCCGAGAAAAATTAACTATGATCTAGTAAATGCTCAAAAAACAAGACGAATTTTAGATAGATTAGTAGGATTTCAATTATCTCCAGTCTTATGGAAAAAAATTAATACAGGACTTTCCGCGGGTAGAGTACAGTCTCCAGCAATAAAACTAATAGTAGAACGAGAAAATAAAATTAAAGAATCAAATTCTTCTTCTACTATTTATCAAGTATATGGAAGTTTTGTTACGAAAAATGATAAGAAAATAACTATAAATACTAAATTAGAAAAAGAAATAAAAGATAAAAAACAAATAGTAAAAACTTTATTATCATGTATCAATACTACTTTTCAAGTCAAAAAAATAGTGATTCGACATGAAAATAAAAAACCATCACTTCCATTCACGACTTCTTCTCTACAACAAGAAGCTTGTAAAAAATTACAATATTC
Coding sequences within:
- a CDS encoding toprim domain-containing protein, producing the protein MKENLVIVESPIKAYTIQMFLGKNYHVVSSYGHLIDLPKKEIGIDIKKNFKPNYVILSKKKK